In one window of Nodosilinea sp. PGN35 DNA:
- the folE gene encoding GTP cyclohydrolase I FolE, whose amino-acid sequence MSADQAIASLATQPKARVSDAEMRQAVRTLLIGLGEDPDREGLIDTPKRVVKALKFLTSGYNQSLDELLNGAVFHENTNEMVLVRDIDLFSSCEHHILPILGRAHVAYIPNGKVIGLSKVARICEMYARRLQVQERLTAQIADALQGLLQPQGVAVVVEATHMCMVMRGVQKPGSWTVTSAMKGVFADDARTRQEFMSLIRHSPAFH is encoded by the coding sequence ATGTCTGCTGACCAAGCCATTGCTTCCCTAGCGACCCAACCCAAAGCACGGGTTTCCGACGCCGAAATGCGGCAGGCGGTGCGGACCCTGCTGATTGGCCTGGGGGAAGACCCCGATCGCGAAGGGCTGATCGACACCCCCAAGCGGGTGGTCAAGGCTCTGAAGTTCCTCACCTCCGGCTACAACCAATCCCTGGATGAGTTACTCAACGGTGCTGTTTTTCACGAAAACACCAACGAAATGGTGTTGGTGCGCGACATCGACCTGTTTAGCTCCTGCGAACACCACATTCTGCCCATCCTGGGTCGCGCCCATGTGGCCTACATTCCCAACGGCAAGGTGATCGGCCTCTCCAAGGTCGCCCGCATCTGCGAAATGTACGCCCGTCGCCTGCAAGTGCAGGAACGCCTCACCGCCCAGATCGCCGACGCTCTCCAGGGGCTCCTGCAACCCCAGGGCGTTGCCGTTGTGGTCGAAGCCACCCACATGTGCATGGTCATGCGCGGCGTCCAAAAGCCCGGCTCCTGGACCGTCACCAGCGCCATGAAAGGCGTCTTCGCCGACGACGCTCGCACCCGGCAGGAGTTTATGAGTTTGATTCGACACAGCCCGGCGTTTCATTAA
- a CDS encoding GTP-binding protein: MPHLIAISGPSGSGKTTWISQFLKDQATPQYYVSPGLGEISVDLARVGYRFPWVQVVPEAQLKAVLADLPEQATVYLEWGFHLDLGSPFLAELPWERVAVLPPDLAESDWHRWSDRIVTGNPVAAPANGYLPEVWCTPLNGQVFDPPSLEALLLEVSGGAYGQVGRMKGIFELPDGRAFHVDFVEGLPGMAYTELAIPRWRSGRPDRVSGMEVVGYGLEQEAIAQTLLDSTLSDAALAQYQQHYQSLHPSEEAISA, from the coding sequence ATGCCCCACCTCATCGCCATCTCCGGCCCCTCTGGCAGCGGCAAAACCACCTGGATTAGCCAGTTCCTCAAGGATCAGGCCACCCCTCAGTACTACGTGAGTCCGGGGTTGGGGGAGATCTCGGTGGATCTAGCGCGGGTTGGCTATCGATTTCCCTGGGTGCAGGTGGTACCCGAGGCTCAGTTGAAGGCCGTTCTGGCGGATCTGCCGGAGCAGGCGACGGTGTATTTGGAGTGGGGGTTTCACCTGGATTTGGGCTCGCCGTTTTTGGCAGAGTTGCCCTGGGAGCGGGTGGCGGTGCTGCCGCCCGACCTGGCCGAATCGGACTGGCACAGGTGGAGCGATCGCATCGTGACCGGCAACCCGGTGGCGGCTCCGGCCAATGGCTACTTGCCCGAGGTCTGGTGTACGCCGCTGAATGGGCAGGTGTTTGACCCGCCCAGCCTGGAGGCGCTGCTGCTGGAGGTGTCCGGGGGAGCCTACGGCCAGGTGGGCCGCATGAAGGGAATTTTTGAGCTACCCGATGGGCGCGCCTTCCATGTGGATTTTGTCGAGGGGCTGCCGGGGATGGCCTATACCGAACTGGCGATTCCCCGCTGGCGGTCGGGGCGGCCCGATCGCGTCAGCGGCATGGAGGTGGTGGGCTATGGGCTGGAGCAGGAGGCGATCGCCCAAACCCTGCTGGATAGCACCCTATCCGACGCCGCCCTGGCCCAGTACCAACAACATTACCAATCCCTACACCCCAGCGAGGAGGCCATTTCAGCATGA
- a CDS encoding metallophosphoesterase, giving the protein MKLAVISCIHGNYEALDAVLCDIDDQKAEQIYCLGDLVGYGPYPNAVVEMIRSLDIPTCQGCWDEDIVEGLNACECSYPSQLAEKRGRLAHEWTNRAINPEVREYLASLPMTLRLDNLCFVHGSPNSQHEYLLPTMDGFAALERVLAAEADVLFCGHTHVPYLRELENGTLSVRVQQPGQGETQRQFTAPLKRIVNAGSVGEPRHGRPNATYVLYDTDTTQVTLREVPYDYKKTCAAILEQGLPPIFAWRLERGMEFAERAEDAGHVCER; this is encoded by the coding sequence ATGAAACTTGCGGTCATTTCCTGCATCCATGGCAACTATGAGGCCCTCGATGCCGTGCTGTGCGACATCGACGATCAAAAGGCTGAGCAGATCTACTGCCTGGGCGACCTGGTGGGCTATGGCCCCTACCCCAACGCCGTAGTCGAGATGATTCGGTCTTTGGATATCCCCACCTGTCAGGGCTGCTGGGATGAAGACATCGTCGAAGGGCTGAACGCCTGCGAGTGCAGCTACCCCTCCCAACTGGCGGAAAAGCGCGGTCGCCTCGCCCACGAGTGGACTAACCGCGCGATCAACCCCGAGGTGCGCGAGTACCTGGCCAGCCTGCCCATGACCCTGCGGTTGGACAACCTCTGCTTTGTCCACGGTAGCCCCAACAGCCAGCACGAGTACCTGCTACCCACCATGGATGGCTTCGCCGCCCTGGAGCGAGTCCTGGCCGCCGAGGCCGATGTGCTGTTCTGTGGCCACACCCACGTCCCCTACCTGCGAGAGCTAGAGAATGGCACCCTCTCGGTCAGGGTGCAGCAGCCCGGCCAAGGGGAAACCCAGCGCCAGTTCACCGCCCCCCTCAAGCGCATCGTCAACGCCGGTTCCGTCGGCGAACCCCGCCACGGCAGACCCAACGCCACCTACGTCCTCTACGACACCGACACCACCCAGGTCACCCTGCGGGAAGTGCCCTACGACTACAAAAAAACCTGCGCCGCCATCCTCGAACAGGGCCTGCCGCCGATCTTCGCCTGGCGACTGGAGCGCGGGATGGAGTTCGCCGAACGGGCGGAGGATGCGGGGCATGTTTGTGAAAGATGA
- a CDS encoding metallophosphoesterase translates to MTNWAILSGIEGNLAAYEAVLADIRRQRQPVTDLYILGDLVGLRGDSEAVVRRVREPQPGEPIPQVCTGWWEEQCFSLHGFRGLPDAPELVERHGLEAVKDLWEAVSRQTVRWLADLDFGFHELDCLLIHGSTVGYGDELTPETPPIQLCDRLIRADANTLFCGRSGLAFECWVEPGALRSTVTTLDQTTPPQEQGKSPRRVVGVGNVGRQGSQPAYVLYNPGTDQVRFKYIQHSSAKGFGAARPKHRKC, encoded by the coding sequence ATGACTAACTGGGCCATTCTTAGCGGCATTGAAGGCAATCTAGCGGCCTACGAGGCGGTGCTAGCGGACATTCGGCGGCAGCGGCAGCCGGTGACGGATCTCTATATTCTGGGGGATCTGGTGGGGTTGCGGGGCGACAGTGAGGCGGTGGTGCGGCGGGTGAGAGAGCCCCAGCCAGGGGAACCTATCCCCCAGGTCTGTACCGGCTGGTGGGAGGAGCAGTGCTTTAGCCTGCACGGTTTTCGCGGGCTGCCCGACGCGCCGGAGCTGGTGGAACGTCATGGATTGGAGGCGGTAAAAGACCTGTGGGAGGCGGTGTCGCGGCAGACGGTGCGGTGGTTGGCGGATCTGGATTTTGGCTTCCATGAGCTGGACTGTCTGCTGATCCATGGCAGCACTGTGGGCTATGGCGATGAGCTGACGCCGGAGACGCCGCCGATTCAGCTGTGCGATCGCCTGATCCGCGCCGATGCCAATACGTTGTTCTGCGGGCGATCGGGCCTGGCCTTTGAGTGCTGGGTAGAGCCCGGTGCTCTGCGCTCTACGGTGACCACCCTCGATCAAACCACGCCACCCCAGGAGCAGGGGAAGTCGCCCCGCCGGGTGGTGGGGGTCGGCAATGTGGGTCGCCAGGGAAGTCAACCAGCCTACGTGCTCTATAACCCTGGGACAGACCAAGTGCGCTTTAAATATATTCAGCACAGTTCGGCCAAAGGATTTGGTGCGGCCAGGCCCAAGCATAGAAAATGCTGA
- a CDS encoding class I SAM-dependent methyltransferase, producing MKSPEPTIVFDQERAASYDQQFAALAPIREALHLQIRIILSELPANANILCVGVGTGAELIYLAEAFPQWRFTAVEPAAPMLDICRRKTEETGIASRCTFHQGYLDSLPATDTFHAATCLLVSHFLVQIDERSRFFRQIAARLQPGGYLVSADLTADMATAEYQSLLEVWLRMLRYAGLPAAEADKFRASYGRDVALLPPETVAAIMTEAGFELPVLFYQSLLARAWYAHKRPE from the coding sequence ATGAAAAGCCCAGAACCGACTATTGTTTTCGATCAAGAACGCGCTGCGTCCTACGACCAACAGTTTGCTGCCCTAGCTCCAATCCGTGAGGCCCTACATCTACAGATCCGCATCATCCTGTCAGAACTTCCTGCCAATGCAAACATTCTCTGTGTGGGAGTGGGCACCGGAGCAGAACTGATTTATCTTGCTGAAGCGTTTCCGCAATGGCGATTTACTGCGGTCGAGCCCGCTGCACCAATGCTCGATATTTGTCGCCGCAAAACCGAAGAGACCGGCATCGCGTCACGCTGTACGTTTCATCAGGGCTATCTGGACTCGCTGCCTGCTACAGATACGTTCCATGCGGCAACCTGTCTTTTGGTGTCTCATTTCCTGGTGCAAATCGATGAGCGCAGCCGCTTCTTCCGGCAAATTGCAGCCCGGCTTCAGCCTGGCGGATACTTAGTCAGTGCCGATTTGACGGCTGACATGGCTACTGCCGAGTATCAAAGCCTGCTTGAAGTTTGGCTGCGAATGCTGAGGTACGCTGGGTTGCCTGCTGCAGAAGCTGACAAATTTCGCGCATCCTACGGTCGCGATGTTGCCTTACTGCCACCGGAAACCGTTGCAGCAATCATGACTGAGGCAGGCTTTGAGCTGCCAGTCTTGTTTTACCAAAGCCTTCTGGCTCGGGCTTGGTATGCCCATAAGCGCCCTGAGTGA
- a CDS encoding GTP-binding protein has protein sequence MSSLPQPSSVADPVIPKRGLPVTLITGFLGSGKTTLLNHILTNRQNLKVAVLVNEFGDINIDSQMLVAMDETMVELSNGCICCTINDDLIDAVYRVLELPDSRRDGKAERIDYLVVETTGLADPLPIMLTFVGTELKRLTHLDSVITVVDAETFTDDHFDSAAATSQLTYGDIILLNKADLAPEAKLTWLETYIHGFKDQARVLRCSLTAQADQLPLSALLDVGLAADLPPAMVSAAQASPDGHLGTDGFMAVPFKSDRPFSVDRFEHFLMAQLPAEVFRAKGILWFEGEDLRHIFQLSGKRVNLSPEPWTGPPQNQLVFIGRQLNPLQLHQQLSNCLTGGRSRCL, from the coding sequence ATGTCTTCCCTTCCTCAGCCCTCGTCAGTGGCAGACCCAGTCATTCCTAAGCGGGGCCTGCCGGTGACGCTGATTACGGGCTTTTTGGGCAGCGGCAAAACCACCCTGCTCAACCACATTCTGACCAATCGGCAAAATCTCAAAGTGGCGGTGCTGGTCAACGAGTTTGGCGACATCAACATCGACAGCCAGATGCTGGTCGCCATGGACGAGACCATGGTGGAGCTGAGCAACGGCTGCATCTGCTGCACCATCAACGACGACCTGATCGACGCGGTGTATCGAGTGCTGGAACTGCCCGATTCTCGTCGAGACGGCAAAGCCGAACGCATCGACTACCTGGTGGTAGAAACCACCGGCCTGGCCGACCCCCTGCCGATCATGCTCACCTTCGTGGGCACCGAGCTGAAGCGGCTCACCCACTTAGATTCTGTGATCACCGTCGTCGATGCCGAAACCTTTACCGACGACCACTTCGACAGTGCCGCCGCCACCAGCCAGCTCACCTACGGCGATATCATTCTGCTCAACAAGGCCGACCTCGCCCCCGAAGCCAAGCTGACCTGGCTAGAGACCTATATCCACGGCTTCAAAGACCAGGCGCGGGTGCTGCGCTGCTCGCTGACCGCACAGGCCGACCAACTGCCCCTCTCGGCCCTGCTGGATGTGGGGCTGGCGGCGGACCTGCCCCCGGCCATGGTCAGCGCGGCCCAAGCGTCCCCCGACGGACACCTGGGCACCGATGGCTTTATGGCCGTTCCGTTCAAAAGCGATCGCCCTTTCAGCGTAGACCGCTTCGAGCACTTCTTAATGGCTCAGCTGCCCGCCGAAGTGTTTCGGGCCAAGGGCATCCTCTGGTTTGAGGGCGAAGACCTGCGCCACATCTTTCAGCTCAGCGGCAAACGCGTTAACCTCAGCCCCGAACCCTGGACCGGCCCACCCCAAAACCAATTGGTCTTCATCGGTCGCCAGCTCAACCCCCTCCAGCTGCACCAGCAGCTTAGCAATTGCCTTACCGGGGGGCGATCGCGCTGTCTGTAA
- a CDS encoding ABC transporter ATP-binding protein: MTNTQTSHAPTQATAATGTHVWLNGVTKAFGDLTVLDDFSLEILPGEFVAVVGKSGCGKSTLLRLLAGLETPTQGEIVLDGQRLNKLNTKARVMFQDSRLLPWRKVIENVALGLKEQARPRSHWALQQVGLDSRAQAWTTVLSGGQKQRIALARALVTQPNLLLLDEPLGALDALTRIDMQRLIETLWQEQRFTALLVTHDVEEAVMLGDRVIVIQAGRIELDVAVHLPRPRNLADPELARLKQKVLHQILQN, translated from the coding sequence ATGACCAACACTCAAACCTCCCACGCTCCAACCCAGGCCACAGCCGCTACCGGCACTCATGTTTGGCTAAATGGCGTCACCAAAGCGTTTGGCGATCTGACCGTACTCGACGACTTTAGTCTCGAAATTTTGCCCGGTGAGTTTGTCGCCGTGGTGGGTAAAAGCGGCTGTGGCAAGAGCACCTTGCTGCGCCTGCTGGCAGGGCTAGAAACGCCAACCCAGGGAGAAATTGTCCTCGATGGTCAGCGCTTGAACAAGCTAAACACCAAAGCGCGGGTGATGTTTCAGGACTCTCGACTGCTGCCCTGGCGCAAGGTGATTGAAAATGTCGCCCTGGGTCTTAAGGAACAGGCTCGCCCCCGCAGTCACTGGGCCTTGCAGCAGGTGGGGCTAGATAGCCGCGCCCAAGCCTGGACGACGGTACTATCGGGCGGCCAAAAACAGCGGATTGCCCTGGCGCGGGCGTTAGTCACCCAACCCAATCTATTACTGCTTGACGAGCCCTTAGGGGCACTCGATGCCCTCACCCGCATTGACATGCAGCGCTTGATTGAAACGCTTTGGCAAGAACAGCGGTTTACCGCGTTGCTTGTCACCCATGATGTGGAAGAGGCGGTAATGCTGGGCGATCGCGTCATTGTCATTCAAGCGGGTCGCATCGAGCTGGACGTGGCGGTTCACTTGCCGCGCCCACGCAACCTGGCCGACCCAGAACTCGCCCGGCTAAAGCAAAAGGTGCTTCACCAAATTCTACAGAATTGA